One segment of Nostoc flagelliforme CCNUN1 DNA contains the following:
- a CDS encoding ABC exporter membrane fusion protein has protein sequence MAVNKESRLFTKPVGRSQVILAASLTLAAGLIAFYSLIPFWSKPKVVTPATNPPKAVAPVKLAVTALGRLEPEGEVTSLTAPASNNGVRVERLLVKEGDTVKARQVLAYLENYGRSRTALQQALDQLQVAKAKLAQVKSGAKTGDIEAQKAAIARLEPQYKGDVATQQATIDRIQAEVDNAQAENNRYQQLYRQGAIAASVADTKALQLKTTQQQLTEAQATLKRTQDTFQEQRKQAQAQLTSISEVRTVDVQVAQTEVNSATTSVQQAKADLDLSYIKSPINGKILKIHAKTGEVISSSRGFAEIGKTSQMYVIAEVYQTDVQKVRVGQKATITSTAFTGTIKGTVKEIGWQVDKQNIFSLNPGSDTDRRIIEVKISIDSPADSQKVARFTNLQVDVAIHI, from the coding sequence ATGGCAGTAAATAAAGAAAGCCGATTATTCACAAAACCCGTAGGGCGATCGCAAGTAATTTTAGCAGCTTCTCTCACCTTGGCGGCCGGATTAATAGCTTTTTATAGTTTGATACCGTTTTGGTCTAAACCTAAAGTTGTCACACCAGCAACAAACCCTCCAAAAGCTGTCGCTCCTGTGAAACTTGCTGTGACAGCCTTGGGACGTTTGGAACCAGAAGGCGAAGTTACTTCTTTGACTGCTCCCGCTTCTAATAACGGGGTGCGAGTAGAAAGACTGTTGGTAAAAGAAGGGGATACGGTTAAAGCAAGGCAAGTACTAGCGTATCTAGAAAATTATGGTCGTTCTAGAACCGCATTGCAACAGGCTTTAGACCAACTGCAAGTTGCCAAAGCTAAACTAGCGCAGGTGAAATCTGGAGCGAAAACCGGAGATATCGAAGCTCAAAAGGCCGCGATCGCACGTTTAGAGCCACAATATAAAGGAGACGTTGCTACACAACAGGCAACAATCGACCGTATCCAGGCGGAAGTAGACAATGCTCAAGCCGAGAATAATCGTTATCAGCAATTATATAGACAAGGTGCGATCGCGGCTTCTGTAGCAGATACCAAAGCTTTGCAACTAAAGACTACACAACAGCAGTTAACAGAAGCTCAAGCCACCCTCAAGCGGACTCAAGACACATTCCAAGAACAACGCAAGCAAGCACAAGCCCAACTCACCAGTATTAGCGAAGTGCGTACTGTAGATGTTCAAGTCGCACAAACCGAAGTCAACAGTGCAACAACTTCTGTTCAACAAGCAAAAGCCGACTTGGATTTAAGTTATATCAAATCTCCCATAAATGGCAAAATTTTGAAAATTCACGCCAAAACCGGAGAAGTAATTAGCAGCAGCAGAGGATTTGCTGAGATAGGTAAGACATCTCAAATGTATGTGATTGCAGAGGTGTATCAAACCGATGTTCAAAAAGTGCGTGTAGGACAAAAAGCCACAATTACCAGCACTGCATTTACTGGAACAATAAAAGGAACTGTAAAAGAGATTGGTTGGCAAGTCGACAAGCAAAACATCTTCAGCCTAAACCCTGGCTCAGATACAGACCGCAGAATAATTGAAGTGAAAATCTCCATCGATAGTCCCGCAGATAGCCAAAAGGTTGCTCGTTTCACCAACTTACAGGTAGATGTAGCCATTCATATTTAG
- a CDS encoding type I polyketide synthase, whose translation MSAYSIDTALAELESLINNCEKAVMRSIEEKNMKSDKSDKSVSINRINRQLQHNPIAIVGMASLLPQARNLREYWQNIVNKIDCITDVPATHWSVEDYYDPNPRTTEDKTYCKRGGFLPEVDFNPMEFGIPPSILEVTDVSQLLSLVVAKEAMEDAGYGEKREFNREMVGVILGVAMAKQLGMPLSARLEYPIWEKALKSSGLSDEDTQKIVDKIKSAYVKWDENAFPGMLANVVAGRIANRLNFGGMNCVVDAACASSFGALKMAISELVEHRSDMMLTGGVDTDNTIMAYISFSKTPAVSPSENVKPFDAKSDGMMLGEGIGMIVLKRLEDAERDNDKIYAVIKGIGTSSDGRYKSIYAPRKEGQVKALERAYEDAGFSPATVGLMEAHGTGTMAGDPTEFGSLKDFFDEHDEKKQHIALGSVKSQIGHTKAAAGAASLIKTALALHHKVLPPTINITEPNPKLNIKTSSFYLNTETRPWIRPEGEAPRRAGVSSFGFGGTNYHVVLEEYEADQNHAYRLHSDASEVLLFAPTVDQLLSKSEEILGKLRSPDARTHYAQLVNECKSQQIPLSAARFGFVAENLEEACKLLQTSIEWLKHKGTAASWEHPQGIYYRSSGMELGGKVVSLFSGQGSQYLEMGRELVMNFPLMRRLHGYMDSLLLKDNLQPLSEIVFPHPVFGEAEKNVQIAALQRTEYAQPAIGVLSAGMYSILQQAGFKSDFVAGHSFGELTALWAAGVLSTEDYLFLVKARGQAMAAPEDPDHDAGSMLAVKEDISKVEAVLRHFPQVAIANQNSPTQFVLAGPTAEIARIKEALHEKGYTAVLLPVSAAFHTPLIAFAQKSFAIATKSVKFQSPKIPVYSNVTSKQYPKEPQGIQKILETHLSNSVLFKQEIENIYAAGGTCFVEFGPRRILTNLVKDILGDRPHITVSLNPSTQKNSDRSLREAVVQLRVIGMALNNLDPYQLPQTIPPIETKKTLNVRLNGINYRSEKTKNAFALALQNGHKVTLPTPEYSDAVPLFSSPGVTPTLAAIETNGHKKSTATMNGVSSDIITQTEQQMNPVTLSQPAQESKMQPTPEKLTNYQQLLESLEYLLTQFQENQAENLQVHGTYLNHQMEYAKAFFQLMQQQNSLLSESKSTAETAKMKLVVMESLERSMMQFHSQQGETLRIHEQYLQEQLEYTKSFFQLIQQEYSQIISGDGATQLTEISNFTPFTTETTVSDAPVPPTTKIVESQPLPVTEPVAKNGSTVTQEPLPPAVEPVVETPVSPKTQSIASLLPTPHFATVETVEPVAELPAPVVEPQAEVVVKISSPPVSEVVAFTPKPAPTTAAPVSGATIDIVDLDKNLLAITSDKTGYPVEMLEMDMDMEADLGIDSIKRVEILGALQEMYPNLPKPNLEELSEKRTIGQVVEYLQSHASKSVSVEIAVHEIQQAAEVPVETAPVVEVVIAPEPSIVVAFTPEPEPALATSDEFANLGETLLAITSDKTGYPVEMLELEMDMEADLGIDSIKRVEILGAMQEMYPNLPKPNIEELGDLRTIGQIVDYLQQLAGGEKKKSEPEFVQQPPELEHTIQRHPVKLRSLAQPDYLDFTLPEGHIGLITDDGSLTTYKLTESLIEKGWKVVVISFPQSLIAQQAPLPTGVTRVTLANLSEEHLQQQLQAIASHCGAIGAFIHLHPMFVGNHTGSISYNESEKAIVKHVFLMAKHLKPSLNEAAKHGRSCFCTVAHLDGAFGLEYKVNFGAIGAGLFGLTKTLRWEWPKVFTRAIDLSPRLDAKQSVQNIIAELHDPNLYISEVGYGSQGRVTLIAD comes from the coding sequence ATGTCTGCTTATTCGATTGATACTGCCTTAGCGGAGTTAGAAAGCCTTATCAATAATTGTGAAAAGGCTGTGATGAGGTCTATAGAGGAAAAAAACATGAAGTCAGATAAATCAGATAAATCAGTGTCAATTAACAGAATTAACAGACAATTACAACACAATCCTATCGCCATTGTTGGGATGGCTTCTCTATTGCCTCAAGCCAGAAATTTACGGGAATATTGGCAAAACATAGTAAACAAAATTGATTGTATTACTGATGTTCCTGCTACTCACTGGAGCGTCGAAGATTATTACGATCCAAATCCCAGAACTACTGAAGATAAAACCTACTGTAAAAGAGGCGGTTTTCTTCCAGAGGTAGATTTTAACCCGATGGAATTCGGCATACCACCCAGCATTTTAGAAGTCACAGATGTATCGCAACTATTAAGCTTAGTGGTTGCGAAAGAGGCGATGGAAGATGCAGGTTATGGCGAAAAACGTGAGTTTAACCGCGAGATGGTTGGGGTAATCTTAGGCGTGGCTATGGCCAAGCAGTTAGGAATGCCACTTTCTGCCAGGTTGGAATATCCGATTTGGGAGAAAGCACTCAAAAGCAGTGGTTTATCCGATGAAGATACCCAAAAAATCGTTGATAAAATCAAAAGCGCTTATGTGAAATGGGATGAGAACGCTTTCCCTGGAATGTTAGCTAACGTAGTTGCAGGTAGAATTGCCAATCGTCTCAACTTTGGCGGGATGAATTGTGTAGTTGATGCCGCTTGCGCTAGTTCTTTTGGTGCTTTAAAAATGGCAATCAGTGAACTAGTTGAGCATCGTTCTGACATGATGCTAACTGGTGGTGTTGATACCGACAACACCATCATGGCTTACATCTCATTCAGCAAAACACCGGCTGTTTCTCCTAGTGAAAATGTCAAACCTTTCGATGCTAAATCTGATGGGATGATGCTGGGTGAAGGTATCGGAATGATTGTCCTCAAGCGGTTAGAAGATGCTGAACGGGACAACGATAAAATATATGCCGTAATTAAAGGTATTGGTACTTCCAGCGATGGGCGTTACAAGAGCATTTATGCTCCTCGCAAAGAAGGTCAAGTCAAAGCCTTAGAACGTGCTTATGAAGATGCCGGCTTCTCTCCCGCTACCGTTGGTTTGATGGAAGCACATGGCACAGGCACAATGGCTGGAGATCCGACAGAATTCGGTTCTTTAAAAGACTTCTTTGATGAACATGATGAGAAAAAGCAGCATATCGCTTTAGGTAGTGTGAAATCGCAAATCGGACACACAAAAGCGGCTGCGGGTGCGGCGAGTTTAATTAAAACTGCTTTGGCTTTACATCACAAAGTATTACCGCCCACAATTAACATCACCGAGCCGAACCCCAAACTCAACATTAAAACTTCATCCTTTTATTTGAATACCGAAACCAGACCTTGGATTCGTCCAGAAGGGGAAGCACCTAGACGCGCAGGTGTGAGTTCCTTTGGATTTGGTGGGACTAACTATCACGTTGTTTTGGAAGAATATGAAGCTGACCAAAACCACGCTTACCGCTTACACAGTGATGCTAGTGAAGTGCTGTTGTTTGCTCCCACAGTAGACCAATTGTTGAGCAAATCCGAAGAGATTTTAGGTAAGTTGCGTTCGCCAGATGCACGTACACATTACGCACAATTAGTCAATGAGTGCAAATCACAACAAATTCCCCTTTCTGCTGCCAGATTTGGGTTTGTAGCTGAGAATCTGGAAGAAGCTTGCAAGTTGCTGCAAACTAGCATTGAGTGGCTGAAACACAAAGGAACAGCAGCATCTTGGGAGCATCCCCAAGGGATTTATTATCGCTCCTCTGGTATGGAATTGGGCGGAAAAGTTGTCTCTCTATTTTCTGGTCAAGGTTCGCAATACCTGGAGATGGGACGCGAACTGGTGATGAATTTTCCTTTGATGCGCCGTCTTCATGGTTATATGGATAGCCTGTTGCTCAAAGATAATTTGCAGCCGTTGTCAGAAATCGTTTTTCCTCATCCTGTGTTTGGAGAGGCAGAAAAGAATGTCCAAATTGCTGCCTTGCAACGTACAGAATATGCTCAACCAGCCATCGGGGTGTTGAGTGCAGGGATGTACAGCATACTGCAACAAGCTGGATTTAAGTCAGATTTTGTTGCCGGTCACAGCTTTGGTGAACTAACAGCGCTATGGGCTGCGGGGGTTTTGAGTACAGAAGATTACTTGTTCTTAGTGAAAGCTAGGGGTCAAGCAATGGCGGCTCCAGAAGATCCAGATCATGATGCGGGAAGTATGCTGGCTGTCAAAGAAGACATCAGCAAAGTAGAAGCAGTGCTGAGACATTTTCCCCAAGTTGCGATCGCTAATCAAAATTCTCCGACTCAATTTGTCTTGGCTGGGCCTACCGCAGAAATAGCGAGAATCAAAGAGGCTTTACATGAGAAAGGATATACAGCTGTATTGTTACCTGTATCAGCAGCGTTCCATACACCGCTAATTGCCTTTGCTCAGAAATCCTTTGCGATCGCAACCAAGTCTGTCAAATTCCAAAGTCCCAAAATCCCTGTTTACAGCAACGTTACCAGTAAGCAGTATCCCAAAGAACCCCAAGGTATTCAAAAAATCCTGGAAACGCATCTTTCTAATTCAGTGCTGTTTAAACAGGAAATTGAAAATATTTATGCAGCCGGTGGTACTTGCTTCGTGGAATTTGGGCCGAGAAGAATTCTCACCAACTTAGTCAAAGATATCCTTGGCGATCGCCCTCACATCACCGTATCTTTGAACCCCAGCACCCAAAAGAATAGCGATCGCTCTTTGCGAGAAGCAGTTGTGCAGTTGCGGGTGATAGGTATGGCTTTGAATAACCTCGATCCTTACCAACTTCCCCAAACTATCCCCCCAATTGAGACGAAGAAGACATTAAATGTCCGTTTAAACGGGATAAACTACAGATCCGAAAAAACGAAAAATGCCTTCGCTCTAGCTTTGCAGAATGGGCATAAAGTCACATTACCCACCCCTGAATATTCTGATGCGGTTCCTTTATTTAGCAGCCCAGGTGTAACTCCAACTCTCGCAGCGATCGAGACTAACGGACATAAAAAATCTACCGCAACAATGAACGGTGTGAGTTCTGATATCATCACCCAAACAGAGCAACAAATGAATCCTGTGACCCTTTCACAACCAGCCCAGGAATCTAAGATGCAACCAACGCCAGAAAAACTTACAAATTACCAACAACTTTTAGAAAGTTTAGAATACCTCCTGACACAGTTCCAGGAAAATCAAGCCGAGAATTTACAAGTTCACGGTACTTATCTCAACCATCAAATGGAATACGCTAAAGCATTTTTCCAACTGATGCAACAGCAGAATTCCTTGTTGAGTGAAAGTAAATCAACAGCCGAAACTGCCAAAATGAAGCTAGTTGTCATGGAAAGCCTAGAGCGCAGCATGATGCAGTTTCACTCCCAACAAGGTGAAACCCTACGCATCCATGAGCAATATCTTCAAGAGCAGTTGGAATATACTAAGAGCTTTTTCCAACTCATACAGCAAGAATATTCTCAAATCATCTCTGGTGATGGAGCAACCCAACTAACAGAGATAAGCAATTTCACTCCGTTCACAACAGAAACAACTGTTAGTGATGCACCAGTACCTCCTACTACCAAGATAGTAGAAAGCCAGCCTTTGCCTGTAACTGAGCCTGTAGCCAAAAACGGCTCAACAGTTACTCAAGAACCTCTGCCGCCTGCTGTAGAGCCTGTAGTTGAAACTCCTGTATCCCCAAAAACCCAATCAATCGCGTCTCTACTTCCCACACCGCACTTCGCCACTGTCGAGACAGTAGAGCCTGTAGCAGAGTTACCTGCCCCAGTAGTAGAACCCCAAGCCGAGGTTGTAGTCAAAATTAGCTCACCTCCAGTCAGCGAAGTTGTTGCATTCACCCCAAAGCCAGCACCTACAACTGCTGCACCTGTATCTGGCGCAACCATCGATATTGTTGACTTGGATAAAAACCTGTTAGCCATCACCAGCGATAAGACCGGCTACCCAGTCGAAATGCTGGAAATGGACATGGACATGGAGGCTGATTTAGGAATTGATTCCATCAAACGTGTGGAAATCTTAGGGGCGCTACAAGAAATGTACCCCAACCTACCCAAGCCCAATTTAGAAGAACTGTCAGAAAAACGCACCATCGGTCAAGTTGTAGAGTATCTGCAATCTCACGCTTCCAAAAGTGTTTCTGTAGAAATTGCAGTTCACGAAATACAACAAGCAGCCGAGGTTCCAGTAGAGACTGCACCAGTAGTTGAGGTAGTCATTGCACCTGAACCAAGCATAGTTGTCGCATTCACCCCAGAACCAGAACCTGCTCTCGCTACAAGTGATGAATTTGCAAACTTAGGTGAAACTCTGTTAGCTATCACCAGTGATAAGACCGGCTATCCAGTAGAGATGCTGGAACTAGAAATGGACATGGAAGCCGACTTAGGGATTGACTCCATCAAACGGGTGGAAATCTTAGGGGCGATGCAAGAAATGTACCCCAACTTACCCAAACCGAATATCGAAGAACTTGGAGACCTCCGCACCATCGGTCAAATAGTCGATTACCTACAGCAGTTGGCTGGAGGTGAAAAAAAAAAGTCTGAACCTGAGTTTGTCCAACAACCACCGGAATTAGAGCATACTATCCAGCGCCATCCGGTCAAACTCAGGAGCCTAGCACAGCCCGATTATTTGGATTTCACATTACCAGAGGGACACATCGGTTTAATCACGGATGATGGTTCCCTCACCACTTATAAATTAACTGAATCCCTAATCGAGAAAGGCTGGAAAGTAGTAGTTATCAGCTTCCCCCAATCGCTCATCGCTCAACAAGCGCCTTTACCTACAGGAGTAACCCGCGTCACCTTAGCAAACTTAAGTGAAGAACATCTTCAACAACAATTGCAAGCGATCGCATCTCACTGCGGAGCGATTGGGGCCTTCATCCATCTCCATCCAATGTTTGTAGGAAATCACACCGGGAGTATTTCTTATAACGAATCAGAAAAGGCGATCGTCAAGCACGTATTTTTGATGGCGAAGCACCTCAAACCCTCCCTCAACGAAGCCGCAAAGCATGGACGTAGTTGTTTCTGTACAGTTGCTCACCTTGATGGAGCCTTCGGTTTAGAGTACAAAGTCAACTTCGGTGCGATCGGCGCTGGTTTATTTGGATTAACCAAAACTCTGAGATGGGAATGGCCAAAGGTATTTACTCGTGCGATCGACTTAAGTCCCAGACTTGACGCTAAACAGTCAGTACAAAACATCATCGCCGAACTTCACGACCCCAACCTTTATATAAGTGAAGTTGGCTACGGCTCGCAAGGACGAGTCACCCTCATCGCCGATTAA
- the devC gene encoding ABC transporter permease DevC has product MNFKIPLGWLQLAQQKVRLLVAVAGIGFIVLLMFVQLGFQDALYSSATAVHQNLKGDLFLVSSQYKSLTSNQSFSRTRLYQSLGFDGVESVSPMYLQFAKLKNPATGEKYSIYVIGFDPGKPVMNLPEVEKNLDKLKIPDVMLFDRSSRPEFGPIATKFDAGDTTQTIEIFPFNSLIGYRVRIGGLFSLGPSFGVDGNLLVSDSTFLRINPNSRPADMIDIGLISLKPGTDAEAVLKNLQATLPNDVQVFTRQGFIDFEKKYWAVRTPIGFILNLMLTMAAVVGVVIVYQILYSNIATQFVAYATLKAIGYANKYLLNVVFQQALILAILGYIPGFITSVLLYSFAAEATKLPIFMTLNNALIVLTSTVLMCIASGALAINKLRSADPGDIF; this is encoded by the coding sequence ATGAATTTCAAAATTCCTTTAGGATGGCTACAGCTAGCGCAGCAAAAAGTTCGTTTACTAGTAGCTGTAGCTGGGATTGGTTTTATTGTGCTGCTAATGTTTGTGCAACTTGGTTTTCAAGATGCCCTCTATTCAAGTGCAACCGCAGTGCATCAGAATCTCAAAGGAGATTTATTTTTAGTTAGTTCTCAATATAAATCTTTGACCTCAAATCAAAGTTTTTCGCGGACTCGTTTGTACCAATCTCTGGGGTTTGATGGCGTAGAGTCAGTTAGCCCCATGTATTTGCAATTTGCCAAACTGAAAAATCCGGCAACCGGTGAGAAATATTCAATATACGTTATTGGTTTCGATCCCGGTAAGCCTGTGATGAACCTCCCAGAAGTTGAGAAAAATTTAGATAAACTCAAAATTCCCGATGTCATGCTTTTTGACCGGAGTTCTCGCCCAGAGTTTGGCCCAATAGCTACAAAATTTGATGCGGGAGATACTACACAGACAATTGAAATATTTCCCTTCAATTCATTAATTGGCTATAGAGTCAGAATTGGTGGCTTATTCAGCTTGGGGCCTTCCTTTGGGGTAGACGGTAATTTACTTGTCAGTGACTCAACTTTCTTGAGGATAAATCCCAATAGTCGTCCGGCAGATATGATAGATATCGGTTTGATTTCCCTCAAACCTGGTACTGATGCAGAAGCAGTACTAAAAAATTTGCAAGCAACTTTACCTAATGATGTCCAAGTTTTTACACGCCAAGGCTTCATTGATTTTGAGAAAAAATATTGGGCTGTCAGAACACCCATTGGTTTTATTCTTAACTTAATGTTGACGATGGCTGCGGTTGTTGGTGTGGTTATTGTTTATCAAATTCTTTACAGCAATATTGCTACGCAGTTCGTTGCTTACGCCACTTTAAAAGCTATCGGTTATGCCAATAAATATTTATTAAATGTGGTATTTCAGCAAGCTTTAATTTTGGCAATTTTAGGTTATATTCCAGGATTTATTACTTCTGTTTTGTTATATAGCTTTGCAGCAGAAGCAACTAAATTACCAATATTTATGACCCTTAATAATGCACTCATTGTCTTAACTTCAACAGTTTTGATGTGCATAGCATCAGGAGCGCTTGCTATCAACAAACTCCGCTCCGCAGATCCTGGAGATATTTTCTAG